GGGGCGGAAATCGGCCACTGGCAGGCGGGGGAGTGGCACAACGTGGTCGCCACCTATGGCGAGGGCATGACCAACTTCTACGTCGACGGCAAGCTAGTCGGCTCGAAGCCGTACACGGGTCAGTTCAACGTGCTGCCCGGCACGCAGTTCCGCATCGGCTCGAACTATCCCGGAGACGGCCCCGGTGCCGGCGGCGCCATGAGCGACTTCAAAGTTTACCGGCGTCCGCTCGGCCCCGACGAAGTCGGCCAGATGTCGACCCGAGCGGAGTAGAAGCCTTCCGGTCTTCCAGATCGGTTGCAGCGCCACATCGACGCCCACCAACCGGCACCCACGGCGACCGGCATGACCGATCCCACCGAAGAGTCGCCGCCCGCTAGCGGGCACGTTCCCGTCCAGGTCGATTCGCTGCGCCGCCTGCTCGATCTGTTCCCGGGCGCGCGTTGTATCGACGCGACCATCGACGGCGGCGGCCACACCACCGCGATGCTCGCCTGCAGCGCGCCGCACGGGCAGGTGCTCGGCATCGATCGCGACCCCGATCTGCTCACCGCCGTGCGTACCCGACTTGCCGACGCCGTCGACAGCGGCCGTCTTCAGCTCGCCGGCGGCAACTTCCGCGAGCTCACCCGGATCGCGGCCGCCCGCCACTTCACCGCGGTCGACGCCGTCGTGCTGGACCTCGGCGTCAGCTCGTTTCACTTCGACGTCAGCGGTCGCGGCTTCACCTTCATGCGCGACGAGCCTCTCGATATGCGCTTCGACCCCACCGATGCCGCGACCGAGACGGCCGCGGAACTGCTCGCCTCGCGAGACGCCGCGGCACTGGCCACGATCTTCAAGGTCTATGGCGAGGAGCGTTTCGCCGGCCGCGTCGCCGGGCGTATCGTCGAGCGGCGTGCAACCGCTCCGTTGCGGCGCACCGGCGAGCTGTTCGAGGTCATCAAAGCCGCCCTGCCCGGCAAGGTTCGCTGGCGTGCCGCGCGCTCGGCGGCGCGGGTTTTCCAGGCCTTGCGTATCGCGGTCAACGACGAACTCGACGCGGTTGCCGAGGTCTTACCGCAGGCTCTGTCTCTGCTGGCGCCGGGCGGTAAGCTGGCGGTCTTTTCGTTTCATTCGCTGGAGGACCGGATGGTGAAGCAGTTCTTCGTCGCCGAGCGCCAGGCCGGCAGGGTGCGCATCCTCACCCGCAAACCGGTACGCGCCACGGACGACGAAATCGCC
The genomic region above belongs to Candidatus Binatia bacterium and contains:
- the rsmH gene encoding 16S rRNA (cytosine(1402)-N(4))-methyltransferase RsmH codes for the protein MTDPTEESPPASGHVPVQVDSLRRLLDLFPGARCIDATIDGGGHTTAMLACSAPHGQVLGIDRDPDLLTAVRTRLADAVDSGRLQLAGGNFRELTRIAAARHFTAVDAVVLDLGVSSFHFDVSGRGFTFMRDEPLDMRFDPTDAATETAAELLASRDAAALATIFKVYGEERFAGRVAGRIVERRATAPLRRTGELFEVIKAALPGKVRWRAARSAARVFQALRIAVNDELDAVAEVLPQALSLLAPGGKLAVFSFHSLEDRMVKQFFVAERQAGRVRILTRKPVRATDDEIAANPRAASSKLRVAERLPP